A single region of the Gorilla gorilla gorilla isolate KB3781 chromosome 1, NHGRI_mGorGor1-v2.1_pri, whole genome shotgun sequence genome encodes:
- the LCE4A gene encoding LOW QUALITY PROTEIN: late cornified envelope protein 4A (The sequence of the model RefSeq protein was modified relative to this genomic sequence to represent the inferred CDS: deleted 1 base in 1 codon), protein MSCQQNQQQCQPPPKCPIPKYPPKCPSKCASSCPPPISSCCGSSSGGCCSSGGCGCCSSGGGGCCLSHHRHHRSHCHRPQSFNCYGSGSGQQYGGSGCCSGGGCC, encoded by the exons ATGTCCTGCCAGCAGAACCAGCAGCAGTGCCAGCCCCCTCCCAAGTGTCCTATCCCCAAGTATCCCCCAAAATGCCCCTCAAAGTGTGCATCCTCATGCCCACCTCCAATCTCTTCCTGCTGTGGCTCCAGCTCTGGGGGCTGCTGTAGCTCT GGGGGTTGTGGTTGCTGCAGCTCTGGGGGAGGTGGCTGCTGCCTGAGCCACCACAGACACCATAGGTCCCACTGCCACAGACCCCAGAGCTTCAATTGCTATGGCAGTGGCAGTGGCCAGCAGTATGGGGGTTCTGGCTGCTGCTCTGGAGGGGGGTGTTGCTGA
- the LOC109029453 gene encoding late cornified envelope protein 2A — MSCQQNQQQCQPPPKCPPKCPPKCPPKCRPQCPAPCPPPVSSCCGPSSGGCCGSSSGGCCSSGGGGCCLSHHRPHLFHRHQHQSPDCCECGPSGGSGCCHSSGGCC; from the coding sequence ATGTCCTGCCAGCAAAACCAGCAGCAGTGCCAGCCCCCTCCCAAGTGCCCCCCAAAATGCCCACCCAAGTGTCCTCCAAAGTGCCGACCTCAGTGCCCAGCCCCATGCCCACCTCCAGTCTCTTcctgctgtggtcccagctctggGGGCTGCTGCGGCTCCAGCTCTGGGGGCTGCTGCAGCTCTGGGGGTGGCGGCTGCTGCCTGAGCCACCACAGGCCCCATCTCTTCCACCGACACCAGCACCAGAGCCCCGATTGTTGTGAGTGTGGACCTTCTGGGGGCTCTGGCTGCTGCCACAGCTCTGGGGGCTGCTGCTGA